The segment ataggaaaattcataagaaaaaaatgaaaaatgttttaaaagtgTTTCATATGTTCGTGAAATTAGCCGAGTTTCATGAAACAAGATTCGGCGAGATTGATGAAACATGAAATGTTTTTGCTGGAATTTGACCATATCGTGATATTTCGGTCGTGCCGATTGAATACTCGGGTATTGCGTCATATTAAATGTCATTTTATATGCGTGTTTGAttgttttgaatattcaaggtattttgtgaggaaatgcaagaaaaattccattaaatatcATAAAGAAATTGCTGCAGAGTAAGTAAGAAGATAAAGAAGTGAGACAGGAGAAGCTTATGAagataaaaagttaaaaatgctATGTGTAATTTAACTCTTTTAACTGCAGGAAACACAAGTCGAGAAGGCAAAACAACACGGTTGCCATGCCCATGGGAACAAAGAAGCTAAGCGCAATAATACAGCGATTTGATTCAGATTGACCGACTGCATTGACACTGAAGATTGGCTTGTAGAAGTTGAAAAGGCGCGTTGATGTATCATTGGGAAGAGAGAGTGATAATTCTTTAGGCATCTATGTGATTGAGGAgaccagcaaaaaaaaatggttcatTGAGCCAAAGCGAGGCTGGATTCGTGGCAAAAATTTCGCGATGAATTGTTGCAATTCTTTCCTACCGTTGTAGATTTAAGGGCATCATTGTTGACACAAACTTTGAATCTCTCACGCAACTTCTCCGCGTGCTAATTGATGCGGAACAAAACACTGAAACATAGACGATTCCAAGCAAGACAGGCGCTATTCCAAGCGCAACTCTGGGTAAAATTCAGGGCGATACCATCCGTACCGCCATGGCAAGAAGAATGACATTGGGAAGCACACAAGGAAGCCAAAAAGGAGAATGAGTAGAAAAGCACCGAAGATCGACGAAGCTCTGAGAACTTTGTTACAGATGCAAGAAGACCGGACATTTAATTGCTCAGTGCCCAAAAATCAGCGAATCTTAAGTAAATAATTCCAATGAATTCCGAGGAGAGATGAagatgattaaattaaatttcttggaGATATGAAACAAAGTAgatgaaatcaataaaagaatcttaagCCTACTGAGTGTAGATCAATGTGAGatagaataaagaaattacagaaaagtattattatttattcgagGTTTAATTAGAtgttttttcaaaacaaatttaaaaagataacCTTAAGTTTAcaggaaaaaagtgaaatacaGATCGCAAGGTAAGCCTGCTAAATAGATtggagaataatttctttgtcattttagaGAATGGCCATACAACGAGGAAGCAACAAAGAAAtgtgaaggatttaaaaaatatcaaatattatatGCTCCGCTCAGACACAAGCTAGAAGTAATGAAGGAAGGGAATCTCAAGCGTAGGACAGGAATTGAGGACTGGATAGATATTAAGGAAGGCTATGTGCCAAAGTCAAGCAATGGCTGTGTGCCGCTTGAAAGCTGAGTGCGCTAAACCAAGGATTCAATATCAAGTAGATGCAATGAAGAAAAGCAACCTGAAGTGTATAAAAGGAATTAAGAACTGgatagaaggaagaaaatcacTGGCCAAGTCGAGAGCCGAAGCAAGAAGACTTCGTCTTCACCTGCTGAGCCCCAGGCTTAGTTGCTTCACAGAGTTCATAGTACTATGTGTACTCGATCAtggaaaaaggcaaaagatTAAAGAACACAAGATGACAATGATGAAATATAACGAAAGAATAAGGACACTGGATTGACCATTCACTTCATCAATGAGGACATTGATCATATCAGGAAGGCCGAGATGTAGAACAATGCTAGgtgccccggtagagaaacccttctaccgtatATAATGTTGAGCTatggcactatgtgtgtctagggttggacagctctgggtgaaagagtgagatgagtcgttagctctatgccgctcatcaggcactcataggttcagtagcccactgttgctcgtccgattcagttcgggacccgttagctcttcaaataagggtagttattagcccatgtaggaatatcgtcctacaAATTGATCTTGTTTATGAGCCCACAAGTCATGGTCAATCAATTTACACTACCCGCCAAGTGAATCCCCGGAATTGAGACACTCATCGTGATCTTCAAGAGGCGCGGCAACCTTTCggaaagatttattttgacGCAGTTGCTGCTGGTGCTAATTGAGTGatttcacaaaactttttcCACCCAATGCTTGGCTGGATTATTTTGAGATCTTTGAGATGTAGTAAATGACTCAATAATCTCTCTCTTCCATCGGCGAATTAAGTATCAAGATGTACTTGAGATTAGTGGAATAATGGTCTAGTTCTAAATAGAGATTAAATTTATATGTTGATGACTCAATTTTAACGGCCACCTTGCGGTACGATTTAATTGAGATATTGCCCATTTATTGGATGCTCAAAAACGTtgtttgaaaacaattttaaagagaCGAACATTATCCATCATTGACAATGTTTTGAATGAACTTTCTGGATTTTTGATGGTGATTTATTCAGGAAGGTTCGATATcaggaataaaataattgattggGGCTTAGGTCTCTCTTTATTACAGAAACTTTCTCTTTAAAGAAGTCGCTAAAAAGTTTATAGGTATAGTTCGTaaactaaaaagaaatctacCCCATTCACGAGAGGCGTAGATAAGAAGGGTCCTTAGGTGTCCAAAAAGCCCTTAAAAGTTCAGGaacttaaagttttcttttaaagagtcaaaagaaattattttattgctaaaaactttattgcaaaaaatttgaaagagaattttcaatcgCTATAAAAACACACATTAGAGAAATACgacaaatattgaaaagattgaaaattaacttCAAACATAAATGAAACATTGATAAGAAATCGTTgaatgtaagaaaaatgttaataacgttaaaaatgtgttaaacgttagaagtTGAAACAAacgaaatgataaaaaatagttgttgaaaaacgtaaaattttaaaaagaagcaTCAGGTTGTTAAGAATCGTTCAATGTTAGGGAacaaacatcaaacgttaaaaaagtaTCGAcaaacgtttaaaattaagattgttaatgtgaaatatttgaaaagcaATGTCAAGTTAAataacgtttaaaaaattgaaagaaaagaaattttaaaagatatccTTCAGCAGATTTTTTGTTACAGCTCTGATATTCATCCCTAATCATGGTCCTATATACTTTATTTCAATAAGCCTTACATTGAGACTCCACCCACAGCTAATGAAAATGCGTTGCCCGAATTATCCATCAGCCAATATAAactattttatgaaaaaaaaatcttattattcATTTGTATTTCATGTacaaaaactgattttaaaggctttgaatttttttaggattaatatttttagtgATATTTTTCgtttataatttcaaaatatttatttaatcaatttaaattgacaAAACATAGCAATATAATGCATTACTATTTAGAAAACTCAATTCTAGCATTTTTGCGgtgttaatttaatgaattctcccacacaaaacaaaaattgttctGAGTGTATTTCTGCACTCTTGAAGTTCACTCGAACTTTTTTTGGTACAATGAAAACGTCTTTTTACTTCATATGCGCCGAAGAACCAACTCCAGTGATGTCGCCCATTTAAATACGAAACTTACAGATGTAATTGCAGAAAATGTATGCGTGAGacatataaaaagaattttattttattttctacttgCTCAGAACAAGTTTGAGGTGCgcgagaattttattttcatcgagaatgacaaaaaaagtaTCAAAGAAACTAAGCATTGTGCTTTTTCtgggctttttttcttccactctGCGCGCGATGGACTTAGCGCAAATGAAGACTTGACATTGCTCTGATGGGTTGAACTTGCTCAGGATTATTGCCTCTCAAGGTGTCTTCCTTGGGCACTCTTTGTATGCTTATACGCAAAGTTTATTACACCTGCAACGAGCTGATGATGCGAAGGTGCGTGGTGGAGGTAGATGAGTTgcaataattcataaaatttattgtgcaaaaaatacattttgaatgTGCTCCTCAAATGGCAATTTTGTGGAATGTGCTTCGATTCAATTGATGCTACCTTTtactttttgcaataaaatccaTCCGATTGATGACAGTGGCCGTGAAATGAGGAGATAAACACCAATTTGAGCACCTCTATTCGTGGGAAAACGCCCCACACACCcaaatatattaaagaaaaatgcgtttttttttctttttcaggtGTAAATTGGTTTACAAACGACAACTGAAGCGTTACACTTTACAATATAATGTCTTGTTATTGAGACGCAAAATGCGTAATTTTTAGCACCTGCAGGGTTacaaggagatttttttttcaaagacaCATTAATCGTTTTATGCCTAAGaagtattattttctttgcaagaatgttgtaaattaataaatattaattggtTAAATTAAATGTAGGGAAACATGGGGTaatatgttgaatttttcattgaataattttatgatttcttaagaaattgttggaaaattataaGACTATTTGATGGGGAATATTTCAGTTCTAGAACTCTGTTTCGGATCATTTTATATTGCTTAAACgagttttttgttgtattttgttCACTAGAACAAATCACCCCATTGTCCCCTAATTAACActaatacataaattaaaaaaaaaacaagcctaataacttcttgtttttttgtcttgtgtaaaaataaagtaactaccggtttaaaaaaaattccgcattagtctaatataaaatttataaaataacattaaaagaaaataataattcttcctaaagaaaacttaagtgtTATCACCTTCATTTGGTAAGTAAACCATGTTATGTTAAAATGTTACTTACTTGATAAAAGTGTGTAAAACAATCAGCATAAGTAGTAAAACTCCCCGCTCTTACACACAATTTACCTGGATTGGAGAATTGCTAAGGTTTTTCCCATGCActtcattattatttaataataccTTCAAACTACATCAAATGCGTATACAAATTGTTTCTTATGCTGAATATTGATGATGTGAAGATGTTCACGTAAAGCGTGGAAGAAGCCAAGAAGTTATTtcaaagaaagataaaaaaaactctcaataGAATTcctcttaaaatttctttccattGATGTCtcaatttgcaaaactttAAGCCACAACAAACCTTCTTTAATGCattgttggaaaatatgttttgGTGTTCAATTAGCATAAAGCTAATCCATATTTTTACTTCCATGTACAAATGACTATAAGTTTGGCTTTTTTCCTCCACAACAATATGGaactattttattgatttttaccAAATTATTATGGCTCAACCAaggttcaaaatatttttcaacaaatccTCCCAAAGAGCTTTTctgtgtaaaataaaataaaatttgtatcttttggggatttttattattcacaaaaaatcatttagtttCAATGCGTCTCACGTGAGGCGtattaatcaaaagaaaattaaacttctGTTAAccacaaaatttatcaatttgccACACGAAGGTGGACTCtgcaagagaaagaaaatgatgaaggAGTTGATGTACCATGAATGAGGTATCTCCGTTGCGGCATCTCAGTTGGAGTCATCAAACTCACACATGTCAGAGTTCgtttgcaaaatattattctaaTAGAGCCGAAAAGTTCTCACACTGACCAACAAGTTTTTgaatgtttagaaaaaaaatttacgcatgaaaaaaattatcaaacgttaaaatctacgtcaatttttgaaaaagaaacgtcaaagtcgtaaaaaaaactttttaacgTTAGTAAACAAGCGTCACGTCAAAAGattcaaacgttaggaaaaaaGTGTCACGTTAAATATCGTagtaaagaaacgtcaaagtcattaaaaacttttaatgtcAAGAAATAAGTGTCAGGCgctaaaataaacttcaaagaaacgtcaaagttagaaaaactttcaaacgTAGAGGAGGAAGAATTACGATAAAATTAGTGACAAATAAGAAGATAAatgtcattaaaattttaagcgtcgaaatgaacgtcaaatagtagaaaagaaatgttaaagtcataaaaactttcaaagaaaCAGGAAAGAAGCATTcgtcaaaataaatgtcaaaagataagaaaagaaacgtcaaaatccacaaaaattcaaagttagaaaagaaggATCAGACGTTAGTTCGTAAAAATATCAGACGTTTGTGAAAACAGTATCaaatatttagaagaaatgtcaaatgttacaaaaattttgttaaatgctaaaaattctgtttaagaattatttatttcctaagttattttttagagaaatatcTCTGTCTTTGTTTTCTGGAGCCTTAATTCTTTAAGGACAGTAAGAAATCCAGCGGGCatagtgaaataaaaatttttcgggttACTTTGAGTTTAATAAGCCAACTTTGCTAAAAAATTctgactttaaaatttttaaaatttgtccTTCATGATCATATaagtccttggggatgttcttttgtaatcttaaaatattcaaggactaaataaaaaaaaaactgtcaaaattaaacattgtcctcaaagggttaaaaaaaactctaaagaAGATATCGTTTGATCATCTTcccttaattaataaatttgtaacacttcaaaaaaataattatgccttttaaacaatttaataaatgaagTTTTCCCAGggattttccgtgaaaatctCTTGAACATCATTGCATCATTTTGTGCATCACCGCAAATGACTCTCCAAATTTGTCGTGTAGTgtaattgccttttttcgctCACACATCAAAATTTCCCCGTGAATTCCCTTGAGAGTTCTGTTCTACGGGTTGGTGTCAATTAATTCACTTAGCGTCTGGTTCTGACAAATACATCAGTCGGTGCCCAAGTCATCATCGCTATTTGGATGCGAAGCTCGCGATCGCATGTCCAAGATCTCTCCCATGCACAACCATCTCTCTTCTTgggctgtgattttttttgtgtgtgctgtGCTTCTCCCCAGCACCCGATCTGACTCGAAATGCGCTGACGGATGGTATAAAAGGCGCCGTGGTTGCGAATGAAGATCGCAGTTCTAGAAAATACCTCCGTCAGCTCAGCTTCACCTGAGAGTCCCAGTGAGATTCTgatacattctttttttttaaactatataAGATTAAAAGTGTTCAAGTGACAAATTTTTGTCGTGTTGTGTTAATTTAGCTTTAGTTCGAAAAATCATGATCAAGGTAAATTGAGATCGTGTTctgaattaagaattttttttttgcgaaatatgttaattgaaaattcgcGAGAGCAGCATTAGAATATCCCAGCCATATGCGATCTCATTTCtattaacaagaaaattagtttttcctcctttttcaATATCaatctttgaaaagaaaagttattctGGATTAATTCTTGAGAATTTacgcagattttttttgcagtgtgatttctataaaaattattccaagaattaatattcaattctTTCTAATCTCTCACCAGTTTATCGCGATTCTTGCACTCATTGCGGTGTGTGCTCATGCATACCCAGCCGAAGAGCCAGCAGCAAACGTTGAAATTGTAAGTTCAGTttgaaatgcagaaaaatcgCCTGAAAGCAGTGAGGCGGTTGCGTGTGATCAGTTGCTTACGATCGCGAACTTTTCTCAAATTTCGCAGCATCCACGAGAAGTTGCTCCTGAACAAAGCGATGTTGCTGTAGCTCCAGAGGGCGAGGAAGAGGGCAAGGAGGGTCTCAACCCATCCGAGAGTGCTTGGGGTTGGGGAGGCTATGGTGGCTGGCGCGGTGGATGGGGTGGCGGCTGGGGAGGCTACGGTGGATGGGGTGGTGGCTACGGATGGGGTGGACGTGGATATGGTGGATGGAGTGAgtagaaaatctcatttaaaaattccttgtaAGATAattctttccttttctattAAAAGATTGATTAAAAGATCATATTTTTATCTGActgtgaaagggttaaattcaaTGTGGTTTCTTGCAACCGCCTAAAGATTTATTGGATCATCGTCATATGTAATTAAATCCCTATTAAATCCCACAAACATGTGATAatgaaaatagtaaaaaaaaccaaaagaaaataaactttaatagCAAGTATTAGATGCGATATAAAACGATCATTGCTTTATATTGTGGTTATTGCAATGAAGCAATGTACTAATAAATGCTGTTTCAACCCTTTAACGTTATTTTGGTCATATGCAAACTCAaataagaaacattttcctgaatgtaaatgaattaaattgaagttAAATTGCGCCAATGAGACGTTTTgactaagaaatgtttttttgagaATATCAGTAGAATGAATATTGTGATGAAAAGATTAAATGTTTCTCATTGATGTCAAGGGgttaatgtaaaaatttgaaataggCTGTAGCGTTTTGATGAAGCAAAAAATCCCTGAAAGGTGACCAAAAACtataaagaattttgagaaattttgagACAAAGGTTTCTGGGGCAGTTACCCAAAATTCTCTGATCAAACGGGCAGAAAGACATTCGTCTCAGCGGTCTCAGCAttgaaatcttttgaaataaaaatgctaAAGATAGAAAGAAAGCAAAATCTCATaacttattcatttttcttatcaaaattaataaattttcttctatcagtaattttcagtgaaatatCATTTGATCAGACTTGAATGAAATCTCAAGACAAgctcataaatttattatatgcttcagtttttctttcattttaattaagcGTATTGAGTTACACACtgtatttaaacaatttaatttaatttcttttcaggaCGAGGATGGGGATGGGGCTACCCACGTCACTACTACCGATCGTGGTACTGGTAAAGGATCTTCACATCTTTCGAGGAAGCTCACCTTTGCATAACACAACTCCTTCTGCTCTCAATTAACtacaaaacaagaaaaagaaaattttgtaaattcaggaagaaaaaaaaaacgcgtgaaacaataaaaattgatgaaaaaccccaaaaactGGTTAATTTTTCGCcataaaattcacaacaaTTATCACCTAAGAATCTCTCTGTTTAAATATTCTCTGACCGTGCAGAAGGTCGTGATGCGAATGGGGCTGtacgcaaaaaaatattcccagAGTTTATCTACCTCCAATTAGCATTGAGTGGCCCCCTTTCGTGCCTCTATGGTGCGTCCATTGCTGGCTCGCGCAATTGCGTGATTAGACAGTCTCATCATTTTAtacttatatattttatttagtaaTCTTTTACATATTTTGTAAACAACGAGATTAGATTGAAAAACAATCCTAGAgagctttttattcttttcatttcttatggCTAAatcgacatttttttgttctttttcgtGGGATGtttgaggagttttttttcatactgGATGTTTGGACGGTTAGCAGAGTCAGTCCACATTCTGCGGGCTCAGGTTGAATTGGCGCCAAGTTggtgaggaattttatttcccaTATCCACCCTTTGTATGGCCAAAACCGCCACCAGTGCCGCCTCCGTATCCACCgccttaaaaaaaacgaatttttagaatttaaatttttaaaaatgtttgaaaataaacgGTTTTagatagaattttaaaatttgaaagatcTTTTGGGATCATCAACTATACGTACCGAATCCTCCTcctagaaagaaaagaaatgaataaaagttatttaaaacaaattaacgtttttttatttaaaaaaaaaataaataaaagataaacgaatttttcaaaaatttgaaataattcagTTACTAACCGTATCCCCCGCCAAAACCACCTCCATGACCACCATATTCATCACTACCACTGTCATCTCCATGATGTCCATGACTGCCATGGCTTCCGTGGCTTCCATGACTTCCGTGACTTCCGTGGCTTCCATGTCCTCCGTGTCCTCCATCGTGTCCACCACCGAAACCACCGCCATGACCTCCACCGAAGCCACCACCATGGCCACCGCCAAAGCCACCTCCGGCACCACCACCGGTACCACCGCCATGACCATGACTACCATGGCCACCGATGCTCCCATGAGACCCATGCCCTCCTACGGTTCCATGAGATCCATGCCCTCCAACGGTGCCGTGAGATCCATGCCCTCCGGTACTCCCATGAGATCCATGACCACCATCATGTCCTCCAGTGCCGCCAAAACCTCCATGGAAGGTACCTGAACTACTGTGAGCACTACTACTGGCACTGCTGTGGGCATTTGAGAAGCCACCTGAAAAGCCGCCAGTTAATCCTCCTGTTGATCCATGTCCTCCATGATCTCCGTGTCCTCCGACTCCGACTCCTCCGCTGCCGTATCCGCCAGGAAATGCCAAGCAACTGGCCACGATCACCAGGATCGTTACCAGGATCTAATTAAAGGGCagttaaaagaacatttagtGAAcagtttcattttcaaaagtgtttttaattcattataaAGCATCCTATTGTAGTTAGGAAAAAGCCAAGACGTCCTATTTTTAAGCTCAAGGAGCTAAagctttttcaaaattaaccaTAAAATATCCTATGTACTTAGAATTCTCGATAGTGAAGTAGCAGAACATAAAGATTTTCCACGGCGGAATGGAAGGATTTTACAGAAGGGTGAAGTCCTTTCAGAAGGGTCGGCAGACTTCAAGcctatttaaaacaatttcttttgaaactttcgTACCTTGTACGTACCTACTAACGACTATAGAATTTCCTATTTACGTAGATCAGTGCTTTACTTGA is part of the Lutzomyia longipalpis isolate SR_M1_2022 chromosome 3, ASM2433408v1 genome and harbors:
- the LOC129792294 gene encoding uncharacterized protein LOC129792294, which translates into the protein MEKTLILVTILVIVASCLAFPGGYGSGGVGVGGHGDHGGHGSTGGLTGGFSGGFSNAHSSASSSAHSSSGTFHGGFGGTGGHDGGHGSHGSTGGHGSHGTVGGHGSHGTVGGHGSHGSIGGHGSHGHGGGTGGGAGGGFGGGHGGGFGGGHGGGFGGGHDGGHGGHGSHGSHGSHGSHGSHGSHGHHGDDSGSDEYGGHGGGFGGGYGGGFGGGYGGGTGGGFGHTKGGYGK
- the LOC129792534 gene encoding neuropeptide-like protein 32; amino-acid sequence: MIKFIAILALIAVCAHAYPAEEPAANVEIHPREVAPEQSDVAVAPEGEEEGKEGLNPSESAWGWGGYGGWRGGWGGGWGGYGGWGGGYGWGGRGYGGWRRGWGWGYPRHYYRSWYW